In the Silene latifolia isolate original U9 population chromosome 1, ASM4854445v1, whole genome shotgun sequence genome, AAGAAGAGCTGCAACAAGATATTTTATCAGTCACAGGTTTTCAAGAGGGTGAAATGCCATTTCGGTACTTGGGAGTTCCTATTCAGCCTGGCAAAATCTCTAAAAAGGATTGTAGTAGTCTTGTGGAGAAAATGGTGTCCAGAATCAGGAGCCTTGGAGCTAAAAAGCTTTCCTATGCAGGTAGGGTTATCCTCATCAACTCTGTTTTGAATACTCTACATAACTACTGGGCTGCTATGTTTGTTATCCCTAAAGCTGCCATTAAAAGAGTTGAGGCTATATGTAGAAATTACCTATGGGATAGCTCAACTGAATATCACAGAGTCCCTCTGGTTGGCTAGGATAGAGTAACTATGCCTAAAGCAGAAGGAGGATTAGGCATTAAGAGAGCCAGTGCCTGGAATATAGCTTCTGTTGGTAAATTGGTTAGTTGGATTTACACGAAGTCTGATAGATTATGGATCAAATGGGTTGACAGTGTTTACCTCAAAGGGTCTTCATGGCATGACTATACTCCAGCAAATGATTCTACATGGACTTGGAAGAGTATTTGTAAGGTGAAGGAGAGGATTAAGGATGGATTCATTGATAATGTTTGGGCTCCTCACCAGAAGGGGTACACAATTGGGAATGGATATGATTGGCTTCTGGGAAATCATATGAAACAACAATGGTCTGCTATTGTTTGGAATAACTGGAATATTCCTAAAGCTTCGTTCATATCATGGCTCATTATGCAGGAAGGTATTAACATCAAGTCGAAACTCTATGCCTATGGATTCTGTCAGGATGATAGGTGTATTTTGTGTGATACTCAGTCTGAAACAATCCCTCATCTGTTCACTGAGTGTGAATTTAGCAGAAAGATTCAGAAGTGTGTTGAGGATTGGATTGGTCAACCAATGCCTACAATCAATGACTTACTGACTACAAATCGCAATAATTTGAAATGGAAAGCACTAGCTATGATTTTGACGACTTACAGATATTTCATCTGGGATCAGCGGAATCATGCGAGGATTGAGCTTAATTTGATGAGACCTCCAGTGGTTGTAGAGCAGATGAAGAAGATGATTCTGCTGCAACTTAGACGGAGATGTATGGGTAAGGATGGAATGAGTGAAATGGAAATCCGGAATTGTCCGGGTTTCTATTGATGGTTCGAAGTATTTGAAATTTGTTGCTGTTGTTTTGGTTCATTCTTTTTTACATATGCTCTTGATGTAATTGGGGAAGTTTTTTTGATACATATATAAtacatactcacatttcaccaaaaaaaaaaacaaatagagaactaaatcaa is a window encoding:
- the LOC141653730 gene encoding uncharacterized protein LOC141653730 — encoded protein: MPKAEGGLGIKRASAWNIASVGKLVSWIYTKSDRLWIKWVDSVYLKGSSWHDYTPANDSTWTWKSICKVKERIKDGFIDNVWAPHQKGYTIGNGYDWLLGNHMKQQWSAIVWNNWNIPKASFISWLIMQEGINIKSKLYAYGFCQDDRCILCDTQSETIPHLFTECEFSRKIQKCVEDWIGQPMPTINDLLTTNRNNLKWKALAMILTTYRYFIWDQRNHARIELNLMRPPVVVEQMKKMILLQLRRRCMGKDGMSEMEIRNCPGFY